Proteins encoded in a region of the Triticum dicoccoides isolate Atlit2015 ecotype Zavitan chromosome 3A, WEW_v2.0, whole genome shotgun sequence genome:
- the LOC119267160 gene encoding uncharacterized protein At5g43822-like isoform X2, whose translation MEAAVRKMQQRVRKAREETERWDDLNSRLLSHFSNAAAIITRLPGGSLGGADGELGAHICFNEGGSVSCCHCCCNRFWEEFSGIAKGLSKVLRDTNQMVRGGLAFNAKQLQLQVGILPTIADCLGGLQTLSDMHQAEYALKSSIISLLTWKSSSSEIAAMRQLLVDQPNIPKDEVQSIFDIIFADEIC comes from the exons ATGGAGGCTGCGGTGCGGAAGATGCAGCAGAGGGTGAGGAAGGCACGGGAGGAGACGGAGCGATGGGATGACCTCAATTCCCGCCTCctgtcccacttctccaatgccgcCGCCATCATCACCCGCCTTCCA GGAGGATCTCTTGGGGGTGCAGATGGAGAGCTTGGAGCTCATATTTGTTTCAATGAGGGAGGCTCTGTAAGCTGCTGTCACTGTTGTTGCAACCGCTTTTG GGAGGAGTTCAGTGGCATTGCCAAAGGTTTGAGCAAGGTACTACGCGATACTAATCAGATGGTGAGGGGTGGATTGGCATTCAATGCGAAACAGTTGCAATTACAAGTGGGAATTTTGCCAACTATTGCGGATTGCTTGGGTGGGCTACAAACGCTGTCTGATATGCACCAGGCTGA GTATGCGCTAAAATCATCAATCATCTCTTTGTTGACATGGAAAAGCAG TTCAAGTGAAATCGCTGCAATGCGTCAACTCTTGGTAGACCAACCAAACATACCGAAAGATGAAG TGCAATCTATTTTCGACATTATATTTGCGGATGAAATTTGTTAA
- the LOC119267160 gene encoding uncharacterized protein At5g43822-like isoform X1: MEAAVRKMQQRVRKAREETERWDDLNSRLLSHFSNAAAIITRLPVLGDAKNYGVLRCVPNFREDLLGVQMESLELIFVSMREALEEFSGIAKGLSKVLRDTNQMVRGGLAFNAKQLQLQVGILPTIADCLGGLQTLSDMHQAEYALKSSIISLLTWKSSSSEIAAMRQLLVDQPNIPKDEVQSIFDIIFADEIC, encoded by the exons ATGGAGGCTGCGGTGCGGAAGATGCAGCAGAGGGTGAGGAAGGCACGGGAGGAGACGGAGCGATGGGATGACCTCAATTCCCGCCTCctgtcccacttctccaatgccgcCGCCATCATCACCCGCCTTCCA GTACTTGGAGATGCTAAAAATTATGGTGTCCTGCGGTGTGTGCCCAATTTCAGGGAGGATCTCTTGGGGGTGCAGATGGAGAGCTTGGAGCTCATATTTGTTTCAATGAGGGAGGCTCT GGAGGAGTTCAGTGGCATTGCCAAAGGTTTGAGCAAGGTACTACGCGATACTAATCAGATGGTGAGGGGTGGATTGGCATTCAATGCGAAACAGTTGCAATTACAAGTGGGAATTTTGCCAACTATTGCGGATTGCTTGGGTGGGCTACAAACGCTGTCTGATATGCACCAGGCTGA GTATGCGCTAAAATCATCAATCATCTCTTTGTTGACATGGAAAAGCAG TTCAAGTGAAATCGCTGCAATGCGTCAACTCTTGGTAGACCAACCAAACATACCGAAAGATGAAG TGCAATCTATTTTCGACATTATATTTGCGGATGAAATTTGTTAA
- the LOC119267159 gene encoding transcription initiation factor TFIID subunit 15b — translation MSGAYGSDDYRGGGGGGYGGRGGGGGGGGRGRGGGGGYGGSGGGGGGYGGGGGGGGYGGGGRGGGGGGGGYGGGGGGRGGGRGGGREGDWTCPDASCLNVNFARRTECNKCGAVNPSGGGGGGGGGGYDRSGGGGGYNRGGGDHGSGGGGYSRGDGDYNSGGRDGGAGGARGGYNRDGGSGRGFDDHRGGSGGGYGRGQENNQGDGGYGQAPPKGPPSYGAPPGDYAPPPSSYGGNNVYSSDSAVPPPNSYGGGRGPYPPSYGAPPPNPYSGGAPGGQGGLPPTYDGGYGGRSAPGGGGAGGAPPSYHGGGGGGGGYSANAAPEPTTKVKQCDANCDDSCDNARIYISNLPPDVTVEELQELFGGIGQVGRIKQKRGYKDQWPWNIKIYTDDSGKAKGDACLAYEDPSAAHSAGGFYNDYDMRGRKISVVMAEKSAPRAPTSGHGGGRGGGGGYGGDRRRDGGGHGPNRNQGGGSRSRPY, via the exons ATGTCGGGGGCGTACGGATCCGACGactaccgcggcggcggcggcggcggctacggcggCCGAG gcggcggcggcggcggaggtggtcgTGGGCGCGGCGGTGGGGGAGGAtatggcggcagcggtggcggtggtggaggatatggaggtggtggcggtgggggaGGGTACGGCGGTGGCgggagagggggtggtggtggtggaggaggctacggcggcggcggtggcgggagaGGTGGCGGGCGCGGGGGTGGACGCGAAGGCGACTGGACTTGCCCTGATGCAAG CTGTCTTAATGTGAACTTTGCAAGGAGGACTGAGTGCAATAAGTGTGGGGCAGTTAACCcaagtggaggtggaggtggtggtggtggcggcgggtaCGATAGGTCTGGTGGAGGTGGAGGGTACAATCGTGGTGGTGGTGATCATGGTTCAGGAGGTGGTGGCTACAGCAGAGGTGATGGGGATTACAACTCTGGTGGTCGTGATGGTGGTGCTGGAGGAGCAAGAGGAGGATATAATCGTGATGGTGGTAGCGGCCGTGGTTTTGATGACCACCGTGGTGGGAGCGGTGGTGGTTATGGAAGAGGCCAAGAGAACAACCAAGGTGACGGTGGCTATGGACAGGCTCCCCCTAAAGGCCCTCCATCCTATGGCGCTCCTCCAGGTGACTACGCACCGCCCCCAAGTTCCTATGGAGGCAACAATGTGTACAGTTCAGACTCTGCAGTGCCACCCCCTAACAGCTATGGTGGCGGTCGAGGCCCTTACCCACCAAGCTATGGTGCCCCACCTCCGAACCCATATAGTGGCGGTGCCCCAGGGGGGCAAGGAGGCCTGCCACCTACATATGATGGTGGTTATGGTGGTCGGTCTGCGCCTGGGGGTGGAGGCGCAGGTGGTGCTCCACCTTCTTATcatggcggaggcggaggcggcggtggttaTTCTGCAAATGCTGCCCCTGAACCTACTACAAAGGTTAAGCAGTGTGATGCAAACTGTGATGATTCCTGCGACAATGCAAGGATTTACATCTCAAACCTGCCTCCAGATGTGACTGTTGAGGAACTGCAAGAGCTTTTTGGAGGAATTGGCCAG GTTGGAAGGATCAAGCAAAAACGTGGCTACAAAGACCAGTGGCCCTGGAACATAAAAATCTACACTGATGATTCTGGGAAAGCCAAAGGAGATGCTTGCCTTGCTTATGAAGATCCTTCTGCTGCTCATTCAGCTGGAGGATTCTACAACG ATTATGACATGAGAGGCCGTAAAATTAGTGTTGTGATGGCTGAGAAATCAGCACCTAGAGCTCCTACATCTGGCCATGG AGGCGGACGCGgtggaggcggtggctatggcggGGACAGACGCAGAGATGGAGGAGGCCATGGGCCTAACAGAAACCAGGGTGGTGGTTCACGTTCGCGGCCGTACTGA
- the LOC119267160 gene encoding uncharacterized protein At5g43822-like isoform X4, producing MFYTVHSKVLGDAKNYGVLRCVPNFREDLLGVQMESLELIFVSMREALEEFSGIAKGLSKVLRDTNQMVRGGLAFNAKQLQLQVGILPTIADCLGGLQTLSDMHQAEYALKSSIISLLTWKSSSSEIAAMRQLLVDQPNIPKDEVQSIFDIIFADEIC from the exons ATGTTCTACACGGTTCACAGTAAG GTACTTGGAGATGCTAAAAATTATGGTGTCCTGCGGTGTGTGCCCAATTTCAGGGAGGATCTCTTGGGGGTGCAGATGGAGAGCTTGGAGCTCATATTTGTTTCAATGAGGGAGGCTCT GGAGGAGTTCAGTGGCATTGCCAAAGGTTTGAGCAAGGTACTACGCGATACTAATCAGATGGTGAGGGGTGGATTGGCATTCAATGCGAAACAGTTGCAATTACAAGTGGGAATTTTGCCAACTATTGCGGATTGCTTGGGTGGGCTACAAACGCTGTCTGATATGCACCAGGCTGA GTATGCGCTAAAATCATCAATCATCTCTTTGTTGACATGGAAAAGCAG TTCAAGTGAAATCGCTGCAATGCGTCAACTCTTGGTAGACCAACCAAACATACCGAAAGATGAAG TGCAATCTATTTTCGACATTATATTTGCGGATGAAATTTGTTAA
- the LOC119267160 gene encoding uncharacterized protein At5g43822-like isoform X3 — translation MYLEDSKSYSVSCVDKVLGDAKNYGVLRCVPNFREDLLGVQMESLELIFVSMREALEEFSGIAKGLSKVLRDTNQMVRGGLAFNAKQLQLQVGILPTIADCLGGLQTLSDMHQAEYALKSSIISLLTWKSSSSEIAAMRQLLVDQPNIPKDEVQSIFDIIFADEIC, via the exons ATGTATCTGGAGGATTCAAAATCTTACTCTGTGTCATGTGTTGACAAGGTACTTGGAGATGCTAAAAATTATGGTGTCCTGCGGTGTGTGCCCAATTTCAGGGAGGATCTCTTGGGGGTGCAGATGGAGAGCTTGGAGCTCATATTTGTTTCAATGAGGGAGGCTCT GGAGGAGTTCAGTGGCATTGCCAAAGGTTTGAGCAAGGTACTACGCGATACTAATCAGATGGTGAGGGGTGGATTGGCATTCAATGCGAAACAGTTGCAATTACAAGTGGGAATTTTGCCAACTATTGCGGATTGCTTGGGTGGGCTACAAACGCTGTCTGATATGCACCAGGCTGA GTATGCGCTAAAATCATCAATCATCTCTTTGTTGACATGGAAAAGCAG TTCAAGTGAAATCGCTGCAATGCGTCAACTCTTGGTAGACCAACCAAACATACCGAAAGATGAAG TGCAATCTATTTTCGACATTATATTTGCGGATGAAATTTGTTAA